A portion of the Pogoniulus pusillus isolate bPogPus1 chromosome 6, bPogPus1.pri, whole genome shotgun sequence genome contains these proteins:
- the GOLGA7B gene encoding golgin subfamily A member 7B, with protein sequence MATEVHSLQELRRSASLATKVFVQRDYSDGTTCQFQTKFPPELESRIERQLFEETVKTLNSFYAEAEKIGGSSYLEGCLACATAYFIFLCMETHYEKVLKKISKYIQEQNEKIYAPRGLLLTDPLERGMRVIEISIYEDRCSSGSSSSGSSSSSSGGGGAGGR encoded by the exons gtgcacagcctgcaggagctgcgaCGCAGCGCATCCCTGGCCACGAAGGTCTTCGTGCAGCGTGATTATAGTGATGGGACCACGTGCCAGTTCCAGACAAAGTTCCCTCCTGAGCTGGAGAGCCGG ATTGAGCGGCAGCTCTTCGAGGAAACTGTGAAAACCCTGAACAGCTTCTACGCTGAGGCAGAGAAGATTGGAGGCAGCTCATACCTGGAGGGGTGCTTGGCCTGTGCCACTGCCTATTTCATCTTCCTTTGCATGGAGACACACTATGAGAAG GTCCTGAAGAAGATTTCCAAGTATATCCAAGAGCAGAATGAGAAGATCTATGCACCACGAGGGCTGCTGCTTACCGACCCCCTGGAGCGTGGCATGAGAGTC ATTGAGATCTCCATCTACGAGGACCggtgcagcagtggcagctccagcagcggcagctccagcagcagcagcggtggTGGCGGGGCAGGGGGCCGGTGA